The window AGCAGTGCGAACACGCGCGGCTCACGAGCGCGATCATTCGTGGAAAAAGCGACAGTTATCGGTCGAGCGGCGACCCGGCGGCGTCCGGTTCGTGGCCGTCCAAACTGATGATGTTCTCGCGGCCGACTCGGAGTTTGCTGATCTCTCCCTCGTCTTCCATTTCTGAGAGGAGCATACTTACCTTGGATTTCGACCAACCGGTTTCCTCGACGATGTTTACCTGTTTCATCCGGCCGCCGTTCTCGCGGAGAAGCTTCTTCACGCGTGCTTCGTCGGTGAGCAGTTCCTCGTCACTCACGGCCGGCTTGGATGCGCCGGCGCTTGGTTCGGCCGGTGGCGAGCCACCCCCGCCACCACCGCTCGGCGTGCTTTGCCCGGACGTGAACGAGTCGAAGTTGCCCTGTCGCCACGCGAACACCGCGGCCAAGCCGATCAGCAGTACGACTGCCGCGATGAACAGCATCATCGGTGACTCGGCGTTCGGTTGTTGGCTACCGTCACCCGGAGGGTTACCACCGGCGCCCGTCGTCGGTGCGGCAGTCGGCGAACTGTGATTCGCCGGCAGGTGGAACGTAACCATCGGCTGTTGGTCGCTGAATTCGCGCTCTCCTTTCCACGAGACCGAATCGCTCGTTGCGAGTTTTTCCCCCGAAACGATCCGTCCTTTGGTCGGTTTCGCGGATTTGAATCGCATTCCATCCGCCGGCTCGATGACGATGGACTGTTGTTGTCCCAAATACAGACCTCCTTCGAACGTATCACCGATGGTCAAGGTGTTTCCTTTCCCGTACGCGAAACCGTCCCACCGGAACGACATCTCCACGACACCACGCTGTGTATCGTCGGTGAGGCCGCCCCCACCGATGTACGCGCGCCGTGAGAAGTTCTCCGCACCCATCGCTCGCTTCGTTCTGTTGTTCGCCGTCGAGGTTAGCTCGACCGCGTTGTTTCTGAAATCCCGATACAGTTCGGTGTCAGAACTGTTGAACTGTTTTGCGAACTGCTCGAACTGCTGTCGTTCTTGTTTGGTTTCCAGTGACTTTTCGTAGTGAAACGTCCAGCGCGCAGATGCGTTATCGTAGACGAGAATGTGAAATTCGACATCATCAAACTCCTGGGAAGTGGTGATCGTTTGCGGAGTCGTCGGGGCATCGCTCTGAGTCATCCCGAGCGTCGGGAGTGACGCGATGAGCAACACCGTGATGAGGCCGACAGCCAGGAGCCGTCTCATGTACATTATTCGTCCATGCCCGGATATAAAAGACCTTGTGACGTGCGCGCGTCAGCGAGCAATGTTGCCATGTGACACGACATGCGTTGGCGATTGCCATATAGTTACGTCATCACGCGGGTCGGCGTCGAGGACGACGAGGTCCGCCCCGTACCCTTCCTCGACCAACCCGACGTCGGTACGCCCGAGCAGGTCGGCGGCGTTGACAGTCGCGGCCTCCAGCGCTTCTTCTGGGGTTAGACCATATTCGACCATCAACGCCAGTTCTTCGGGGATGTCACCATGGAAGTTGAACGGCGTCCCGGCATCGGTCCCCATCGCTATCTTCACGCCCGCGTCGATTGCGTACTCGAAGGCGTCGTCCATCGCCTCCGCTGCTTCCGCTCCTTTTTCGACCGCGTACTTGGGAATACCTGCTCCGACGCCTTCGGTCAGAATCCCGTGTGACGCTTTGACAGTCGGTACCCAGTACGTTCCTCGTTCGGCCATGAGTTCCGCCGCTTCACGATCCATGAAGGTCCCATGTTCGATGCTCGAAATCCCGGCGCGAACAGCGTTTTTGATGCCAGCAGCCCCGTGCGCGTGAGCCGCGGTCGGGACGCCTTTCGCGCTCGCAGCTTCGACGAGTGCGGTGAGTTCATCCTCGTCCAGTTCGGGCGCACCGGTAATCGCACCTTCCGTGAGAACGCCACCGGTGGCCATGCATTTGATGACGTCCGCACCGCGTTTCAACTGCTCTCTGACTGCCTTCGTGATCTCTGCAGGGCCATCCGCCTCACGGCCGAACCAGTGGCCGTGTCCCCCCGTCATCACGACGTTCTCGCCACAGGCAACCACGCGCGGGCCGTCGATAACTCCGTCCTCCACTGCGTCCCGCGCGTCGATAGCGAGCGACGTAGGCGCGCCGAGGTCACGAACGGTCGTCACCCCGGAGTTCAGTGCCGCCGCGAGGTTTGCGACTGCGCGGTAGGCAAGCATGGTCTCGTTCTCGTCTACGACGTCGGTGACATCCGGTCGACCGTCCATCATTACGTGAACGTGTGCGTCGATGAGACCCGGTGCGACGAACTTCCCGCTCGCATCGATTTCTTCGTCGCCGTCGGGAACGTCCCCGATGGCCACTATTTTGCCGTCTTCGACCGCAACGTCCGCTTCCCTGATACCGGTTGCGTCCACCACATCCCCACCGCGAAGTACGAGCATTACCAGCACGAGAATGGCTACCAAGAAATACCTCTGGGTCGCGGCAGGGAGGGCGAATCCGAAGCACGGCGACGTTTGGATTTCACGGGGAACGAACGATCACGGTGAAAACAAACGGGATGTGAAAACCCATCATTTTCGGGAACGGGCACGCCGCTATCGAGTGCCGGTTCGGGGTGACGGACGACGACGTAACCGACCCCGAAG of the Haladaptatus caseinilyticus genome contains:
- a CDS encoding helix-turn-helix transcriptional regulator, whose product is MRRLLAVGLITVLLIASLPTLGMTQSDAPTTPQTITTSQEFDDVEFHILVYDNASARWTFHYEKSLETKQERQQFEQFAKQFNSSDTELYRDFRNNAVELTSTANNRTKRAMGAENFSRRAYIGGGGLTDDTQRGVVEMSFRWDGFAYGKGNTLTIGDTFEGGLYLGQQQSIVIEPADGMRFKSAKPTKGRIVSGEKLATSDSVSWKGEREFSDQQPMVTFHLPANHSSPTAAPTTGAGGNPPGDGSQQPNAESPMMLFIAAVVLLIGLAAVFAWRQGNFDSFTSGQSTPSGGGGGGSPPAEPSAGASKPAVSDEELLTDEARVKKLLRENGGRMKQVNIVEETGWSKSKVSMLLSEMEDEGEISKLRVGRENIISLDGHEPDAAGSPLDR
- a CDS encoding metal-dependent hydrolase family protein, whose product is MLVLRGGDVVDATGIREADVAVEDGKIVAIGDVPDGDEEIDASGKFVAPGLIDAHVHVMMDGRPDVTDVVDENETMLAYRAVANLAAALNSGVTTVRDLGAPTSLAIDARDAVEDGVIDGPRVVACGENVVMTGGHGHWFGREADGPAEITKAVREQLKRGADVIKCMATGGVLTEGAITGAPELDEDELTALVEAASAKGVPTAAHAHGAAGIKNAVRAGISSIEHGTFMDREAAELMAERGTYWVPTVKASHGILTEGVGAGIPKYAVEKGAEAAEAMDDAFEYAIDAGVKIAMGTDAGTPFNFHGDIPEELALMVEYGLTPEEALEAATVNAADLLGRTDVGLVEEGYGADLVVLDADPRDDVTIWQSPTHVVSHGNIAR